Genomic DNA from Virgibacillus dokdonensis:
AATTAACAGCTGTGGACCATGACAAATGGCAAAGACAGGTTTTTTCTCATCCATAAAATGCTTGGCAAATGTGACAAACCTTTCATCTGCACGCAGCATATCAGGAGAAAAACCACCCGGAATAAACAGCGCATCAAAGTCACTCGGATTAACATCGTCAATTCCATAATCAATCGTAACGGTAACTTGGTTGTTTTTCCCTGTTACTTGTTTCCCTTTTTCTTTTTCAATTGTAACTACTTCATGTCCAGCATCTTGAAAAGCTTTGGCTGGGTCTGTATATTCTACATCCTCAAACATATCTGTGATGACAGTCGCAATTCTTTTACTCACAAACGATTCCTCCTTTATGAATATTACATAAGTACTTTTTCCCGAAAATCATAAATTAAAACATCATATACCCATAAGCTTACGCAATTCTTGTTCATTATGGATTAAATCCTTTAATGTATATGCATCTAACACTTGAAAAAAAGCCATTAATGCTTGATTCAGTGCATGTTTTAAAGTGCACGCCGGCGAAATAACACAGTGATTCGTTTCCTTGTCAAAACACTCCAATAATACAAAATCATCTTCCAATGTTCGAACTAATTGTCCTATGTTGATTTCCTCCGCTGGCTTTGCTAAACGGAGACCGCCATGCCTGCCACGAATGGATTGGATAAGTCCTAGTTTCGTCAAGTTATGAACGACCTTTCGTAAGTGCTCCTGTGATATATGATAAACAGTAGAAATTTCCTTAATCGTGGTTAATTCCTGTTCTGTTTTCATTCCAGCCAATATTAATACTCGAAGGGAGAAGTCGGTGTATTTTTTAAGATTCATTATGTCACCTGCTATATAATGGTTTTTGTTTTTCACAATATTGTAACACAAATGTGATGTAAGAGGTTTTATATCGTTTTCTTTCATTATACAATAAAGATGTATTTAAAATACATCTTTATTGTATGGGAGGATTTTTTATGGAAACAACGGCAAAAACCAAATTAGATGAACAAAATAAGCAATTGATTAAAGCTACAGTTCCAATTTTACAAAAGCAAGGGACAGCTATTACAAAGCGATTCTATCAACTTATGTTAAGCAATCACCCCGAGTTAAATCACCTTTTCAATCAAACGAATCAACGACGTGGCGATCAACCTATCGCATTGGCCAATACGGTGTACGCAGCTGCAGCAAACATTGACCAGTTAGAAAAAATCGTACCTCACGTCCGGCAAATTGCCCATAAGCATCGAAGTTTAAACGTAAAACCAGACCAATATCCGATTGTTGGGAAATACTTATTATTAGCGATGAAAGATGTCTTAGGAGATGTAGCGAGTGATGAAATAATTGCTGCGTGGGAAAAAGCATACGGTATCATTGCGCAACTATTTATCGACATGGAGCAACAGCTATATGAAGAAGCTGAAGCACAAACTGGTGGATGGACAGGATTCCGTAATTTTAAAGTCATTCAAAAAATAAAAGAAAGCGACGTCATTACATCGTTTTATTTGCAACCTGAAGATGGCCTTGCCATTCCTGATTTTTTTC
This window encodes:
- a CDS encoding type 1 glutamine amidotransferase domain-containing protein; translated protein: MSKRIATVITDMFEDVEYTDPAKAFQDAGHEVVTIEKEKGKQVTGKNNQVTVTIDYGIDDVNPSDFDALFIPGGFSPDMLRADERFVTFAKHFMDEKKPVFAICHGPQLLITAKTLEGRKATGFTSIQVDMEYAGAKVVDEEVVVCQNQLVTSRQPDDIPAFNRESLNILR
- a CDS encoding RrF2 family transcriptional regulator — protein: MNLKKYTDFSLRVLILAGMKTEQELTTIKEISTVYHISQEHLRKVVHNLTKLGLIQSIRGRHGGLRLAKPAEEINIGQLVRTLEDDFVLLECFDKETNHCVISPACTLKHALNQALMAFFQVLDAYTLKDLIHNEQELRKLMGI